One genomic segment of Naumovozyma castellii chromosome 7, complete genome includes these proteins:
- the MER1 gene encoding Mer1p (ancestral locus Anc_2.40), which translates to MDNQELKYKSREGPVMGIAGIQRSEHELLTVVDAIQINECYGKELLDPKYKKKTPFRLIEVIMNRWWFRSLFNQKTSFEFLNNIISIERNAYSTFNVIFPFTEENIKIAYNGINMNIFLPNMVSGDQLILSSKYSILNLRTLTITQGDINLLFQDLQVNEKLLTFNEKKEYKIELKRSLPYKKQTLQEIKDNPGDELPMRELILTVELTVSKAEVSFLLGHHGERIEQIRSLSCATIKILPIEKRLTLRDLNHPSQIIQQLSITGNKYSVAVALSRIEAELGMFNLSFGRQY; encoded by the coding sequence ATGGATAACcaagaattaaaatataagaGCAGAGAGGGGCCAGTAATGGGTATTGCTGGCATTCAACGTAGTGAGCACGAACTATTAACTGTAGTTGACGCGATACAAATAAATGAGTGTTACGGcaaagaattattagatccaaaatataaaaagaaaacacCATTTAGACTTATTGAAGTTATAATGAACCGATGGTGGTTTAGAAGTCTTTTCAACCAGAAAACCTCTTTCGAATTTCTTAACAACATCATATCAATAGAGAGGAACGCGTACTCTACATTTAACGTGATATTTCCTTTCACAGAAGAAAACATTAAGATTGCTTATAACGGAATTAATATGAACATTTTCCTACCAAATATGGTATCAGGTGACCAATTGATTTTATCTTCTAAATACAGCATACTGAACTTGAGAACTCTTACGATTACTCAAGGCGACATCAACCTTCTTTTCCAAGATCTTCAAGTGAATGAAAAACTATTGACATTCAATGAGAAAAAAGAGtataaaattgaattgaaaaggagTCTCCCTTATAAAAAGCAGACacttcaagaaattaaagataatCCGGGAGATGAACTTCCTATGAGAGAGTTGATTTTGACCGTTGAGTTGACTGTATCGAAGGCTGAAGTATCATTTCTCCTAGGCCATCATGGAGAACGCATTGAACAAATACGAAGCCTATCTTGTGCAACTATTAAAATCCTCCCCATAGAGAAAAGATTGACCCTTCGAGATTTAAACCATCCTTCACAGATAATACAGCAGCTGTCTATTACAggaaataaatattctgTTGCTGTAGCGCTTTCTCGAATTGAAGCAGAGTTGGGAATGTTCAACCTCTCCTTTGGGCGGCAATATTAA